One genomic window of Bactrocera dorsalis isolate Fly_Bdor chromosome 4, ASM2337382v1, whole genome shotgun sequence includes the following:
- the LOC105228580 gene encoding ras GTPase-activating protein raskol isoform X5 → MGRRSFNRVCAINYPSRVEGWLDVCESEGELTRKHKTLPWSPLYCVLQQDEQSFTAYCSEEISLTDVLFNEYPRVRLDRVRRPAKSLWDGPPTLPEEPEDSDTCPMDIALNTTLYSELDTSYEKACRRGSAPATPILGQKQQQQENNTTSRFTNFFSKRSNPLKRTKSVTKLERTKRGSGGLRGSRSHESLLSSHAVMSSIDLSCTGAVGVAPVHQSVLGRRHCFQVRGGPRGERYYACGSRQERDLWIYSLRKSISPNAEHTRHTDNSLKMWIYEAKNLQPKKKYFCELHLDKALYGRTSVKLQTDLLFWGEYFDFPDVPDINVITVNVFREVEKKKKRDKHMFVGSVKIPIHEVTSRIFSEDWYPILSEKSNDSLNRNGKEVTPTLRIKCRFQSTDILPINVYADFLEYLKNNYKRVCETLEPVIGVKAKEDIGQALVLLMHAQGLAGAFLTDVVALDLLRVGDQRLTFRGNSLATKSMEAFLKLTGEQYLQDTLSAPINEIIQSDRDCEVDPTKASGSLQRQQASLRAAVRSAWQCIYESHKHFPQQLRSCFATFRERLQQLGRQDMADNLISASIFLRFLCPAILSPSLFNITNELPSARATRNLTLVAKTLQTLANFTRFQGKESFMEFLNDFLEQEAPRMKEFLQQISTRPEHAAPESILDWAGYIDQGKQLSILHILLSESISKLPEARQHELDPLQHILDEITKAKESNNFMQHMPHMCPSTHAPTENQENRNPEDMAMQVQHQQQQQQHQPIQHQAQLAQPQHAVVTKPMSAERGIMRGVLTPSSLEKNIFRYNDPTVNALLQQQQQQQQHAHAHQLQSQHAMGSNSALDKRHSNSQSSIAGGYMSTQLQHAQSQSSLASSSINGGGGSSHNLLTNVQHHCPPAPAASASNTIERLHVGAGGNAHYYGLMGNSNGNMSSSLASSSNLSSHNGNDSDGTAAGMLRATTLPRGNNNNYDELANGEFIQISGLDSNSAFVRKSPTPLLKGNAALLQQQQQQQQRQKLHNSNVSLVLNERTPSKLNLGIPDHSSASTPLAHKLPAYQRPPPAAGAHLHASRDSNPHPNMPMNLEDLDDLFKYAEEHAVVGEVVTSATQAAGQHGKSAREQLSAKSSHCSSGYQSIATNPPSQSSSPIEQQQQQQQQQLQQQKSVGGNTPLAFKNPTYQLQQQQSTSGAAPAHHHHHHHHHQRVNYSSGFHAGSNGQQQSAHQQLFGSNAAQRPKPHGGGLVAARAALLNNGGALTPSSSEERLSTDNYHGFGGGNNMNKLMKSPSHGHLEAQRSLSGGSSSSSSGANMGLGPISMQSNTSGARMPRTNPQFKREDNYGPLNGSSSGSYMPAAVAASNAASGLFSNSAFGKPSNGLAHNSANISGRYQRRLSLDSARTLSDSSTDTEGHCAPHEGKRRRQPRAHTNSGNHQQHHMAAGNSSTGGSAGSANSGSFDQNGEIQLLQETLDTLRHTLDRDEAELRDSSDELFALNRHNSVNGGSGGSGVSNLSMQSESTMRSIIDSSFSTTLSRLITMEEELRREQLKMSLALSHKQRVIEEQGQQIAALDAANSRLLSALTALRHRYETQQQQQQQQQQQTSLAGASAQQQAQ, encoded by the exons ACACTTCATATGAGAAGGCTTGCAGGCGTGGCTCCGCACCAGCGACACCCATATTGGGTcagaagcaacagcaacaagagaATAATACAACCTCAAGATTTACGAATTTCTTTTCAAAACG ATCAAATCCACTCAAACGTACAAAGTCAGTTACCAAATTGGAACGCACCAAAAGAGGCTCAGGCGGCTTGCGCGGCTCGCGTTCACATGAGAGCTTGCTCTCTAGTCATGCAGTCATGTCGTCGATCG ATCTCTCCTGCACCGGTGCCGTTGGCGTCGCGCCTGTGCATCAATCGGTGCTCGGCCGTCGGCACTGCTTTCAAGTGCGGGGCGGTCCGCGTGGTGAGCGCTACTACGCCTGCGGTTCGCGTCAAGAGCGCGATCTGTGGATTTACTCACTGCGCAAATCCATATCGCCGAACGCCGAGCACACACGCCACACAGACAACTCGCTTAAGATGTGGATCTATGAAGCGAAAAATTTGCAACCAAAGAAGAAATATTTCTGCGAACTACACCTCGACAAAGCGTTGTATGGACGCACCAGCGTGAAGCTGCAAACAGACTTGTTATTCTGGGGTGAATATTTCGATTTTCCCGATGTACCCGACATCAATGTGATCACAGTGAATGTATTTCGCGAGgtggagaagaagaagaagcgcgACAAGCATATGTTTGTTGGTTCAGTAAAGATACCGATACACGAAGTGACATCGCGCATATTCTCCGAGGATTGGTATCCGATATTAAGTGAGAAATCTAACGACAGCTTGAACCGCAACGGCAAAGAGGTAACGCCGACGTTGCGTATCAAGTGTCGCTTCCAAAGCACCGACATACTGCCGATCAATGTGTATGCCGACTTTCTCGAGTATTTGAAGAATAATTATAAACGCGTTTGTGAAACGCTCGAGCCGGTGATCGGCGTGAAAGCCAAAGAGGATATTGGGCAAGCGCTCGTCTTGCTAATGCACGCGCAAGGTTTAGCCGGCGCTTTCCTAACCGATGTGGTAGCATTGGATTTGCTGCGTGTCGGCGATCAGCGTCTCACATTCCGCGGCAATTCGTTGGCGACCAAGAGCATGGAAGCTTTTCTGAAATTAACTGGCGAACAGTATTTGCAAGACACACTCTCTGCGCCAATCAATGAGATCATACAGTCCGATCGCGACTGCGAAGTGGATCCGACCAAAGCGAGCGGCTCGTTGCAACGACAACAGGCCTCATTACGTGCCGCCGTGCGCAGCGCCTGGCAGTGCATCTACGAGTCACACAAACATTTTCCACAACAGTTGCGCTCATGCTTCGCGACTTTCAGAGAGCGCTTGCAGCAGCTGGGCCGTCAAGATATGGCGGATAATTTGATATCGGCATCCATTTTTTTGCGCTTCCTCTGCCCGGCTATACTGTCGCCCAGTCTGTTCAATATAACCAATG AGCTGCCCTCTGCGCGCGCCACACGTAATCTAACGCTTGTCGCCAAGACACTACAAACGCTGGCGAATTTCACACGCTTCCAGGGCAAGGAGAGCTTTATGGAGTTTCTCAATGACTTCCTCGAGCAGGAGGCGCCACGCATGAAAGAGTTCTTGCAACAGATCTCCACGCGTCCCGAACATGCCGCACCCGAGTCCATACTTGACTGGGCTGGCTACATCGATCAGGGCAAACAGCTTTCTATTTTGCATATACTGCTTAGCGAAAGTATTAGCAAGCTGCCGGAAGCGCGTCAACACGAACTTGATCCACTACAGCACATCTTAGATGAGATCACTAAAGCCAAAGAGAGCAACAATTTCATGCAACACATGCCGCACATGTGCCCCAGCACGCATGCGCCCACTGAGAACCAGGAGAACCGCAATCCTGAGGATATGGCTATGCAGGTGcagcaccagcaacaacaacagcaacatcagcCCATACAGCATCAAGCGCAGTTGGCGCAGCCGCAGCATGCGGTCGTCACAAAGCCAATGTCGGCTGAGCGCGGCATCATGCGCGGCGTCTTAACGCCCAGCTCGTTGGAGAAGAACATCTTCCGCTACAACGATCCAACAGTCAATGCGctgctacagcaacaacagcagcagcaacaacacgcgCACGCGCACCAACTACAGTCACAACATGCAATGGGCAGCAATAGCGCGCTTGACAAGCGCCACTCGAATTCACAAAGCTCCATTGCCGGCGGCTACATGAGCACACAGCTGCAGCATGCGCAGTCACAAAGCTCGCTGGCTTCGTCATCGATTAACGGCGGTGGCGGCAGCAGTCACAATCTACTCACCAATGTACAGCATCACTGTCCGCCTGCGCCTGCCGCAAGCGCCAGCAATACCATTGAGCGTCTGCATGTTGGCGCCGGCGGTAACGCGCACTACTACGGCCTCATGGGAAATAGCAATGGCAACATGAGCTCGTCGCTTGCTAGCAGCAGTAATTTAAGCAGTCACAATGGTAATGACAGTGACGGCACCGCCGCTGGCATGTTGCGCGCCACTACACTACCgcgcggcaacaacaacaattacgatGAGTTGGCCAATGGTGAGTTTATACAAATATCTGGCTTGGACTCAAATAGCGCCTTTGTGCGCAAGTCGCCCACGCCGCTGCTGAAGGGCAACGCCGCattgttgcagcaacaacagcaacagcaacagcgtcAGAAGCTACACAACTCGAATGTGAGCTTGGTATTGAATGAGCGCACGCCAAGCAAATTGAATTTGGGCATACCTGATCACAGCAGCGCTTCCACACCGCTGGCACACAAGCTGCCCGCATACCAAAGACCGCCGCCCGCAGCAGGCGCGCACCTGCATGCGTCGCGCGACTCCAATCCGCACCCGAATATGCCCATGAATCTGGAAGATCTTGATGATCTCTTCAAGTACGCCGAGGAGCACGCAGTGGTCGGTGAGGTGGTGACTTCGGCGACGCAAGCCGCCGGTCAACACGGCAAGAGCGCGCGTGAGCAACTGTCGGCTAAAAGTAGCCACTGCTCGTCGGGTTATCAAAGCATCGCCACGAATCCGCCGTCACAGTCGTCGAGCCCCAtcgaacaacagcaacagcagcaacaacaacagttacaacaacaaaaaagcgttGGTGGCAATACACCGCTCGCCTTCAAGAATCCCACATACCAGCTACAGCAGCAACAATCAACGAGCGGCGCTGCGCCAGCGCATCATCACCaccaccatcatcatcatcagcgcGTCAACTACAGCAGCGGTTTTCACGCCGGCAGCAATGGCCAGCAACAATCGGCGCATCAACAACTCTTTGGCTCTAACGCCGCGCAACGCCCGAAACCACATGGTGGCGGCCTGGTGGCAGCGCGCGCAGCGCTACTGAACAACGGTGGCGCACTAACACCCTCCTCGTCGGAGGAGCGCCTCTCCACTGACAACTACCATGGCTTTGGTGGCGGCAACAACATGAACAAGCTTATGAAATCGCCCTCACACGGTCACTTAGAGGCACAGCGCTCGCTCAGCGGCGGCAGCAGTTCATCTTCGTCGGGCGCCAATATGGGTTTGGGACCCATTTCAATGCAATCCAACACAAGTGGCGCACGCATGCCACGCACCAATCCGCAATTCAAACGCGAAGATAATTACGGTCCATTGAATGGCAGTAGTAGCGGCAGTTATATGCCAGCCGCTGTGGCAGCTTCGAACGCAGCGAGCGGCCTCTTCAGCAATAGCGCTTTTGGTAAGCCGAGCAACGGCTTAGCACACAACAGCGCGAATATAAGCGGACGTTATCAGCGGCGTTTGAGCTTGGACTCGGCGCGCACGTTATCAGACAGCTCCACAGACACAGAAG gcCACTGTGCGCCACATGAAGGCAAGCGTCGTCGTCAGCCGCGCGCACACACAAACTCCGGCAATCATCAGCAGCACCACATGGCGGCCGGCAACAGCAGTACGGGCGGTAGCGCTGGCAGCGCAAACAGCGGCAGCTTTGACCAAAATGGCGAAATACAGTTACTGCAGGAAACACTCGACACGCTGCGGCACACGCTCGATCGCGACGAAGCCGAGCTCCGCGACTCCAGCGATGAGTTGTTTGCGCTAAACCGCCACAATAGCGTCAATGGTGGCAGCGGCGGCAGCGGTGTCAGCAATCTAAGCATGCAATCTGAGTCGACCATGCGCAGTATTATCGATAG TTCGTTTTCCACAACTCTCTCCAGGCTTATCACAATGGAGGAGGAGCTGCGAcgtgaacagctgaaaatgtcgTTGGCGCTGTCACACAAGCAGCGCGTCATCGAGGAGCAGGGTCAGCAAATCGCCGCGCTAGATGCGGCCAACAGTCGTCTCTTAAGCGCGCTTACCGCGCTGCGGCATCGCTATGAaacacagcaacagcagcagcagcagcaacaacaacaaacgagtTTAGCAGGCGCAAGTGCACAGCAGCAGGCGCAGTGA
- the LOC105228580 gene encoding ras GTPase-activating protein raskol isoform X7 codes for MGRRSFNRVCAINYPSRVEGWLDVCESEGELTRKHKTLPWSPLYCVLQQDEQSFTAYCSEEISLTDVLFNEYPRVRLDRVRRPAKSLWDGPPTLPEEPEDSDTCPMDIALNTTLYSELGEYKSKTLPRIHFDTSINDTSLNEDTSYEKACRRGSAPATPILGQKQQQQENNTTSRFTNFFSKRSNPLKRTKSVTKLERTKRGSGGLRGSRSHESLLSSHAVMSSIDLSCTGAVGVAPVHQSVLGRRHCFQVRGGPRGERYYACGSRQERDLWIYSLRKSISPNAEHTRHTDNSLKMWIYEAKNLQPKKKYFCELHLDKALYGRTSVKLQTDLLFWGEYFDFPDVPDINVITVNVFREVEKKKKRDKHMFVGSVKIPIHEVTSRIFSEDWYPILSEKSNDSLNRNGKEVTPTLRIKCRFQSTDILPINVYADFLEYLKNNYKRVCETLEPVIGVKAKEDIGQALVLLMHAQGLAGAFLTDVVALDLLRVGDQRLTFRGNSLATKSMEAFLKLTGEQYLQDTLSAPINEIIQSDRDCEVDPTKASGSLQRQQASLRAAVRSAWQCIYESHKHFPQQLRSCFATFRERLQQLGRQDMADNLISASIFLRFLCPAILSPSLFNITNELPSARATRNLTLVAKTLQTLANFTRFQGKESFMEFLNDFLEQEAPRMKEFLQQISTRPEHAAPESILDWAGYIDQGKQLSILHILLSESISKLPEARQHELDPLQHILDEITKAKESNNFMQHMPHMCPSTHAPTENQENRNPEDMAMQVQHQQQQQQHQPIQHQAQLAQPQHAVVTKPMSAERGIMRGVLTPSSLEKNIFRYNDPTVNALLQQQQQQQQHAHAHQLQSQHAMGSNSALDKRHSNSQSSIAGGYMSTQLQHAQSQSSLASSSINGGGGSSHNLLTNVQHHCPPAPAASASNTIERLHVGAGGNAHYYGLMGNSNGNMSSSLASSSNLSSHNGNDSDGTAAGMLRATTLPRGNNNNYDELANGEFIQISGLDSNSAFVRKSPTPLLKGNAALLQQQQQQQQRQKLHNSNVSLVLNERTPSKLNLGIPDHSSASTPLAHKLPAYQRPPPAAGAHLHASRDSNPHPNMPMNLEDLDDLFKYAEEHAVVGEVVTSATQAAGQHGKSAREQLSAKSSHCSSGYQSIATNPPSQSSSPIEQQQQQQQQQLQQQKSVGGNTPLAFKNPTYQLQQQQSTSGAAPAHHHHHHHHHQRVNYSSGFHAGSNGQQQSAHQQLFGSNAAQRPKPHGGGLVAARAALLNNGGALTPSSSEERLSTDNYHGFGGGNNMNKLMKSPSHGHLEAQRSLSGGSSSSSSGANMGLGPISMQSNTSGARMPRTNPQFKREDNYGPLNGSSSGSYMPAAVAASNAASGLFSNSAFGKPSNGLAHNSANISGRYQRRLSLDSARTLSDSSTDTEGHCAPHEGKRRRQPRAHTNSGNHQQHHMAAGNSSTGGSAGSANSGSFDQNGEIQLLQETLDTLRHTLDRDEAELRDSSDELFALNRHNSVNGGSGGSGVSNLSMQSESTMRSIIDRLITMEEELRREQLKMSLALSHKQRVIEEQGQQIAALDAANSRLLSALTALRHRYETQQQQQQQQQQQTSLAGASAQQQAQ; via the exons ACACTTCATATGAGAAGGCTTGCAGGCGTGGCTCCGCACCAGCGACACCCATATTGGGTcagaagcaacagcaacaagagaATAATACAACCTCAAGATTTACGAATTTCTTTTCAAAACG ATCAAATCCACTCAAACGTACAAAGTCAGTTACCAAATTGGAACGCACCAAAAGAGGCTCAGGCGGCTTGCGCGGCTCGCGTTCACATGAGAGCTTGCTCTCTAGTCATGCAGTCATGTCGTCGATCG ATCTCTCCTGCACCGGTGCCGTTGGCGTCGCGCCTGTGCATCAATCGGTGCTCGGCCGTCGGCACTGCTTTCAAGTGCGGGGCGGTCCGCGTGGTGAGCGCTACTACGCCTGCGGTTCGCGTCAAGAGCGCGATCTGTGGATTTACTCACTGCGCAAATCCATATCGCCGAACGCCGAGCACACACGCCACACAGACAACTCGCTTAAGATGTGGATCTATGAAGCGAAAAATTTGCAACCAAAGAAGAAATATTTCTGCGAACTACACCTCGACAAAGCGTTGTATGGACGCACCAGCGTGAAGCTGCAAACAGACTTGTTATTCTGGGGTGAATATTTCGATTTTCCCGATGTACCCGACATCAATGTGATCACAGTGAATGTATTTCGCGAGgtggagaagaagaagaagcgcgACAAGCATATGTTTGTTGGTTCAGTAAAGATACCGATACACGAAGTGACATCGCGCATATTCTCCGAGGATTGGTATCCGATATTAAGTGAGAAATCTAACGACAGCTTGAACCGCAACGGCAAAGAGGTAACGCCGACGTTGCGTATCAAGTGTCGCTTCCAAAGCACCGACATACTGCCGATCAATGTGTATGCCGACTTTCTCGAGTATTTGAAGAATAATTATAAACGCGTTTGTGAAACGCTCGAGCCGGTGATCGGCGTGAAAGCCAAAGAGGATATTGGGCAAGCGCTCGTCTTGCTAATGCACGCGCAAGGTTTAGCCGGCGCTTTCCTAACCGATGTGGTAGCATTGGATTTGCTGCGTGTCGGCGATCAGCGTCTCACATTCCGCGGCAATTCGTTGGCGACCAAGAGCATGGAAGCTTTTCTGAAATTAACTGGCGAACAGTATTTGCAAGACACACTCTCTGCGCCAATCAATGAGATCATACAGTCCGATCGCGACTGCGAAGTGGATCCGACCAAAGCGAGCGGCTCGTTGCAACGACAACAGGCCTCATTACGTGCCGCCGTGCGCAGCGCCTGGCAGTGCATCTACGAGTCACACAAACATTTTCCACAACAGTTGCGCTCATGCTTCGCGACTTTCAGAGAGCGCTTGCAGCAGCTGGGCCGTCAAGATATGGCGGATAATTTGATATCGGCATCCATTTTTTTGCGCTTCCTCTGCCCGGCTATACTGTCGCCCAGTCTGTTCAATATAACCAATG AGCTGCCCTCTGCGCGCGCCACACGTAATCTAACGCTTGTCGCCAAGACACTACAAACGCTGGCGAATTTCACACGCTTCCAGGGCAAGGAGAGCTTTATGGAGTTTCTCAATGACTTCCTCGAGCAGGAGGCGCCACGCATGAAAGAGTTCTTGCAACAGATCTCCACGCGTCCCGAACATGCCGCACCCGAGTCCATACTTGACTGGGCTGGCTACATCGATCAGGGCAAACAGCTTTCTATTTTGCATATACTGCTTAGCGAAAGTATTAGCAAGCTGCCGGAAGCGCGTCAACACGAACTTGATCCACTACAGCACATCTTAGATGAGATCACTAAAGCCAAAGAGAGCAACAATTTCATGCAACACATGCCGCACATGTGCCCCAGCACGCATGCGCCCACTGAGAACCAGGAGAACCGCAATCCTGAGGATATGGCTATGCAGGTGcagcaccagcaacaacaacagcaacatcagcCCATACAGCATCAAGCGCAGTTGGCGCAGCCGCAGCATGCGGTCGTCACAAAGCCAATGTCGGCTGAGCGCGGCATCATGCGCGGCGTCTTAACGCCCAGCTCGTTGGAGAAGAACATCTTCCGCTACAACGATCCAACAGTCAATGCGctgctacagcaacaacagcagcagcaacaacacgcgCACGCGCACCAACTACAGTCACAACATGCAATGGGCAGCAATAGCGCGCTTGACAAGCGCCACTCGAATTCACAAAGCTCCATTGCCGGCGGCTACATGAGCACACAGCTGCAGCATGCGCAGTCACAAAGCTCGCTGGCTTCGTCATCGATTAACGGCGGTGGCGGCAGCAGTCACAATCTACTCACCAATGTACAGCATCACTGTCCGCCTGCGCCTGCCGCAAGCGCCAGCAATACCATTGAGCGTCTGCATGTTGGCGCCGGCGGTAACGCGCACTACTACGGCCTCATGGGAAATAGCAATGGCAACATGAGCTCGTCGCTTGCTAGCAGCAGTAATTTAAGCAGTCACAATGGTAATGACAGTGACGGCACCGCCGCTGGCATGTTGCGCGCCACTACACTACCgcgcggcaacaacaacaattacgatGAGTTGGCCAATGGTGAGTTTATACAAATATCTGGCTTGGACTCAAATAGCGCCTTTGTGCGCAAGTCGCCCACGCCGCTGCTGAAGGGCAACGCCGCattgttgcagcaacaacagcaacagcaacagcgtcAGAAGCTACACAACTCGAATGTGAGCTTGGTATTGAATGAGCGCACGCCAAGCAAATTGAATTTGGGCATACCTGATCACAGCAGCGCTTCCACACCGCTGGCACACAAGCTGCCCGCATACCAAAGACCGCCGCCCGCAGCAGGCGCGCACCTGCATGCGTCGCGCGACTCCAATCCGCACCCGAATATGCCCATGAATCTGGAAGATCTTGATGATCTCTTCAAGTACGCCGAGGAGCACGCAGTGGTCGGTGAGGTGGTGACTTCGGCGACGCAAGCCGCCGGTCAACACGGCAAGAGCGCGCGTGAGCAACTGTCGGCTAAAAGTAGCCACTGCTCGTCGGGTTATCAAAGCATCGCCACGAATCCGCCGTCACAGTCGTCGAGCCCCAtcgaacaacagcaacagcagcaacaacaacagttacaacaacaaaaaagcgttGGTGGCAATACACCGCTCGCCTTCAAGAATCCCACATACCAGCTACAGCAGCAACAATCAACGAGCGGCGCTGCGCCAGCGCATCATCACCaccaccatcatcatcatcagcgcGTCAACTACAGCAGCGGTTTTCACGCCGGCAGCAATGGCCAGCAACAATCGGCGCATCAACAACTCTTTGGCTCTAACGCCGCGCAACGCCCGAAACCACATGGTGGCGGCCTGGTGGCAGCGCGCGCAGCGCTACTGAACAACGGTGGCGCACTAACACCCTCCTCGTCGGAGGAGCGCCTCTCCACTGACAACTACCATGGCTTTGGTGGCGGCAACAACATGAACAAGCTTATGAAATCGCCCTCACACGGTCACTTAGAGGCACAGCGCTCGCTCAGCGGCGGCAGCAGTTCATCTTCGTCGGGCGCCAATATGGGTTTGGGACCCATTTCAATGCAATCCAACACAAGTGGCGCACGCATGCCACGCACCAATCCGCAATTCAAACGCGAAGATAATTACGGTCCATTGAATGGCAGTAGTAGCGGCAGTTATATGCCAGCCGCTGTGGCAGCTTCGAACGCAGCGAGCGGCCTCTTCAGCAATAGCGCTTTTGGTAAGCCGAGCAACGGCTTAGCACACAACAGCGCGAATATAAGCGGACGTTATCAGCGGCGTTTGAGCTTGGACTCGGCGCGCACGTTATCAGACAGCTCCACAGACACAGAAG gcCACTGTGCGCCACATGAAGGCAAGCGTCGTCGTCAGCCGCGCGCACACACAAACTCCGGCAATCATCAGCAGCACCACATGGCGGCCGGCAACAGCAGTACGGGCGGTAGCGCTGGCAGCGCAAACAGCGGCAGCTTTGACCAAAATGGCGAAATACAGTTACTGCAGGAAACACTCGACACGCTGCGGCACACGCTCGATCGCGACGAAGCCGAGCTCCGCGACTCCAGCGATGAGTTGTTTGCGCTAAACCGCCACAATAGCGTCAATGGTGGCAGCGGCGGCAGCGGTGTCAGCAATCTAAGCATGCAATCTGAGTCGACCATGCGCAGTATTATCGATAG GCTTATCACAATGGAGGAGGAGCTGCGAcgtgaacagctgaaaatgtcgTTGGCGCTGTCACACAAGCAGCGCGTCATCGAGGAGCAGGGTCAGCAAATCGCCGCGCTAGATGCGGCCAACAGTCGTCTCTTAAGCGCGCTTACCGCGCTGCGGCATCGCTATGAaacacagcaacagcagcagcagcagcaacaacaacaaacgagtTTAGCAGGCGCAAGTGCACAGCAGCAGGCGCAGTGA